GTGCCGCCGCTCGAGTTCGTGGTGGCGGTGAGCCAGCTGCTCATCCTCGTCGCCTTCATGTTCAGCTTCGTGCTGGCGATGACGGCTGCCTTCCTGGGGGCGCCCGCGATCGCCGCCGACCTGGAGTCGGGCGTCCTCCAGGCGGTGGCCGCCAGGCCGATCCGCCGCGCCGAGATCCTGATCGGCAAGTGGCTGGGACTGGCCATCATCGTGCTCGGCTACGCGATCGCGGCGGGGCTTCTCCAGGTGGGGGCGGTGGGCCTGGTCTCGGGATACCTGCCCCCGGACCCGTTGAGTGCCACGCTGTTTCTCGGCGGCCAGGCGATCGTCCTGCTGAGCATCGCCCTGCTGCTCAGCACGCGGCTGCCCACGATCGCTGGCGGGGCGGTCGCGGTCGTCCTGTTCGGCGTGTCATGGATCAGCGGCGTGATGGGCGGCATCGCCG
This sequence is a window from Candidatus Methylomirabilota bacterium. Protein-coding genes within it:
- a CDS encoding ABC transporter permease encodes the protein MNILVIARLTLLEALRRRLLWALAVLTVAVVVLTGWGFALLTANARERAVPPLEFVVAVSQLLILVAFMFSFVLAMTAAFLGAPAIAADLESGVLQAVAARPIRRAEILIGKWLGLAIIVLGYAIAAGLLQVGAVGLVSGYLPPDPLSATLFLGGQAIVLLSIALLLSTRLPTIAGGAVAVVLFGVSWISGVMGGIAGVLGLDALARTVEASRFVVPLDGLWKGAVYALEPPAFILLATSAGERAARLAANNPFYASAPPSTGFLLYVGAWLVVILALAAWSFARREI